CGGATGCTTTTGGATTGACTGTGACAACGGGCAATGCCACGGATCCGGCGGGTGTGGATGTGGTTCTTTCCGCCTCGCTGTCCTTCCCGACGGTAGCAGGTGAGGTTTACTCCCTGGAGTCCTCAGAGGATGGTATTAACTGGACCCCTGTGGATACGATCGTGGGTGATGGTAGTCCGATTTCCTTGACGGATGTTGCCGGATTCGATGCCAGCAAGCTGTACAGAATTATTGCCCAGTAAGCATCTTTACGCATCAGGTATCCGGATTGTGCAAGAGACGATTTGATGGCAGCGGCGCTTCGCCGCTGCCATCAAATACGTTACCAGAAAGAATGAGCAAAAAATGAATATGAAAGTCCGGTCCGTTCAACGCGTTATCATTTCCGCCATTTTTCTGCCGCTCGTCTTCTGCGTTCAACAGGCTTGTGCGGCAAAGCAGGAGTCGGCGGAGTTCCAGGCAGAACTCCTGGAAATTGCTTTTGAAACGGCCTCAGCCATTCCCACGAAACCTCACATCAAAGACCGTTCCCGGGCCCAGGAGGCCGTGGCTGCCGCAAGTTTAGCGCTTGACCAGCCTCAGCAGGCGCTCGAGTATATCGAACAAATAGGGAATTGGCGCAAGGGTTTGGGTTACGGCGATTTGGCTCGTTACTTCGCACAACACGGGAGTGGCGATGCAGCGCGGCAGTACCTGGATCTTGCGGAAGAAGTGTCTGAGAGCGCCGAAGACTGGCGACGGGATCGTATCCGCGTCAAGGTCGCTCAGGCACATGCTCTTCTCGGCCAGAGCAGCCAGGCAGAGGAATACGAAGAGGGCGTAGAGTTCGCGGAAATGGGGAAGGTTGCAGGAACCATGGCCAGCATTGCGCAAGAGGAGGACTTTGAACCGCAAATGGATGGACTGCGGGACCTGATTTCCAAAGGGAATTTTGACATTACGCGGAATGCGCTGCATTCTTGCGCTGTTCTTTTCGACCGTTTCTATAAGAACACAGAGCAACGAGGGCAGGCAGAGAAGTTAATAAGGGAGTCTTGGGGAAAAATGCCGCTTTTTGTGCGTATCGAACTCCTAATGGTTTTGACTGATGCAGCGCTTAAGCACTCGGATTTGTCGCAAGCATTCGGGTTTGTCAACGAGGCTCAGCAGTTAGTGGAAGGGGTGGAATGGCCTCCGGAAAAGCGCATGGAGCTGATATCCAGGATTGCTGAGTTGCGCTTCCGGGCGGGCGACACTGAAAATGCCAAGAGCGATATGGATGCCCTCCTGGTTTACTACGATTCCGAAGAACATCGCATTGTGAATATTTATAAAGCCGGGGCGCTCCGGCCGCTTGCAGAGGCCTATCAGGCTATTGGTGAAACATCAGCGGCATTGACGGTTTACAAGAGAGCCCTTGAATCGGGGATTGAAAACCCGAATTCCAGACCGCAAGCAGAGGACTTGTCCGCCACTTGTGTCTCAATGGCCTTGCATGGCGTCGCTCCTGACGAGGAACTGTGGATGCGGATTCGAGAAATTAAGGGAAGCCTTGGAGAGCCGTGGTAATACGTTTTGGTTTTATCCTCTATGCCATCGTTCTGCTACTGACAATTCTTGCTTCGGCACCTGGGTGGAGTGCGGAAAGATCACCTAAAAATCTTGAAGAAGTAGAGAGTTTTGCTAAAGAAGGAGACGCCGAGGCCCAGTTCCTGCTGGGATGGTTGTATTACGGAGGCCAAGGTGTCCCCCAGGATCTGGATGAAGCAGGCGAGTGGTACAAGCGCGCTGCGGAACAAGCCTACGCCTTTGCTCAGAACAACCTGAGCTTGATGTATTACCTGGGTGATGGCCGGCAGCCTGATTTTCTGGAAGCACAGAAGTGGTGCCGGCTTGCGGCGGAACAGGGAGTGGCGGAAGCCCGGTTCCTCCTGGGCTGGATGTACTCCAGAGGGGAAGGTCTCGCTCAGGACTATGAGCAGGCCGCGAAGTGGTTGGGCCTTGCCGCGAACCAGGGGGTAGCCGTGGCGCAAAGCAAGCTGGGCCTTATGTACATCAAGGGAGAGGGAGTTCCGCAGGAGTATGGGGAGGCTTTTAGATGGCTCAAGCTTGCCGCGGACCAGGGGGAAGCAACGGCGCAGCACAACCTCGGACTGATGTACATGAAGGGGCAGGGTGTTTCTCAGGAACCTGAATTGGCGTTTAAGTGGTTGCGGCGTGCCGCTAAGCAGGGGGTGGCCGAAGCGCAGTATCGATTGGGCATGATGTATGAATACGGGCGCGGAACTTCCCAGGATCCGGTGGCTGCCGGCATCTGGTACAGCCTTGGGGCTTCCAACGGCAATGCTGCGGCTCAGGAACGGTATGACATCATTGGAAGAAATCTGACACCTTCTCAGAAAGCTGCGGTTCAAAACAGTGCCATAGAGTTGACGGAGAGCATCGGTGAGAGCGGGATTGGTAATAGAAACGTTGCTGCGGGCGGGGAATAGGGTTGCTTTCTGGGTTGCCTTTACCGGGACGTTGTTTCTTGTTTCTGCTGCTTCCGCCCAAATGATGGGTTCGATTCGCGGAACGGTACTTGATAGAGATTTCGATGTGCCTTTGGCTGCTGTGGAAATTTCCATTGCGGAAACCGGCGAGAAGATTGTCGGGACCGATGAGGGCAACTTCGTATTCAAGGAGGTGCCTCCGGGAAAATACACATTGGTTTTCTCCAAAGATGGCTACACAAGGCAAGTTCAGGCCAATGTCGTGGTATCTCCGGCCCAAATGACAGATGTGGATGCCGCACTATCCGGTGAATTTACGGATATGGAGGAATTCGTTGTTCAGGACCTCCAAATCGGCGGGGGAACTGAAGCAGGTTTGCTCCAACTGCGCATCGAGAGCCCGGCACTGATGGATTCCATTAGTGCGGACCTCATGAGCCAGGCAGGGGCCGGTGATGCGGCAAGCGCCCTGAAGCTCGTGTCGGGCGCCACTGTGCAAGACGGAAAATTTGCCGTGATACGAGGGCTGCCCGATCGGTACGTGAATTCCCAGATGAACTCCGTGCGTCTTCCTACCGCAGATCCGGACAAACGCGCCGTTCAGTTGGATCAGTTTCCCTCGGCAGTGATCGAGAGCATTCAAGTCAGCAAGACCTTTACACCCGATCAACAGGGCGATGCCTCCGGCGGAGCCGTCAATCTCGTACTCAAGTCGATTCCCGAGGAAGACCAGGTCAAGGCTAGGGTTAAAGCCGGTTACAACACTCAGACAACTGGAAATAACGATTACCTCACCTACAAGGGCGGGGGCGTGGGTTTTCTCGGAACGGATGATGGACGGCGGGAGCTGGATGGCAGTTTTCTGGGCGCGGTTGGTGTAAGCCGGGCCGATGCCCCACCAAATTTCGACATGTCTGTGACCGTAGGAGGAAAGCGAGAGATTCCATTTGACGCCAAAGTCGGAGGGTTTGCCAACGCTTATTACAAGCGGATGAATTCCTATTACTCGAACGGAATCGACAATTCTCTTTGGGTGGAGGATCCCAGCATTGGTGAAATGACGCCCCAGAAGAATCAGAATGGGGGAATTGACGATTTCAAGACAGCCCTATTTGATCAGCAGAAAGGTACCGAAGAGGTGCAGTGGGGTACCTTGATCAAGGTGGGGGCGGAGTATGAACAACAATCTGTGGATTTCCTTTACATGGTTACCCGGGTTGCCGAGGACACGGCTTTGCTTTCCGAAGATACCCGGGGCAAGGAGGTGTTCTTTCCCGGCCATGACCCTTCAGACCCTGATTCGCCGGGGCATGATTTTCCCGATGCAGCCCCCTATCTCAGAACGGAAACATTGGAATACACGGAGCGAACGACCACAACCATGCAGCTCAGCGGGGACCATGTCACTCCCTTCTTTCCGGATATCGAATTTCACAGTTACTTTACGATTCTGCCGCCTGAGTTCGATTGGACCCTGGCTCTGAGCTCCTCCGAGCTGTATCAGCCGAACAAGGTTCAGTTCGGCAGCCTGTGGTGGCCGGAAGTGCCGGACGAAATTATCGATATCGGATTTGGGCCCATGATCATACCGGGCAAGCCGGAGCAACATCGTATTCTCAAGCCGGCTGCCAATTTCACCATGGGAAATCTTCAAAGAATCTGGAAAGAAATTGCCGAGGACAGCAATCAATTTATCTTCAATCTGAAAGTGCCGTTTGAGCAGTGGACCGAGGATCCGGGCTACATAAAGCTCGGGATGTTCCAGGACAGGGTGGATCGCAGTTACGACCAGGACTCCTTTAGCAATCTTGAGGACAACGCGGCTAATTATGAGGCAGGCTACGAGGATTTGTGGAGTGCGGTCTTTCCATCCGAAGAACATGAAGTTAAAGCGGCGGATATCGATGTGGACTACAAGGGAGAGCAGGAAATCACGGCCTGGTATTGGATGGCTGATGTGCCCCTGACCTCATTCTTCAAGCTGACCGGGGGGATTCGCTACGAGAGCACCCAGCTGAGTATTGAGAATGAAGCGGAGTCGGAGGTGCGTTGGGTGCCGCCGGGTGAAACCGCGGATACGGTTCTCAATGAAGGGGATGCTGATGTGTCCTTTAAGCAGGTCGACGAACTGCCTTCGATTGGCTTCGAGTTTGCACCGGGCGCTGACTTCCTTCCCTGGATCCGCTTTAAGCCTCTCGAAAACTTCAAATTCAGGGGATCATACACAGAAACCGTAGCGCGCCAAACTTTTAAAGAACTTACCCCGATTCAGCAACAGGAGTTTCTGGGTGCCGATGTCTTTATTGGAAACCCCGAATTGGGCATGAGCTCCTTGGAGAACTACGACTTGCGTCTGGATTATACGCCCTATCCGGGGGGATTGGTTTCCCTGTCATGGTTTAAGAAGGATGTTGTGGATGCGATCGAGTATGTGCAGAAGAGAAACGCTTCCTTTGGTTTTACAACGCCTGTGAACTATCCGAAGGGGAAGTTGAGCGGTTGGGAGTTCGAAGTACGAACTCAGCTTGGGCGTTTCTGGGAATTCCTGGATGGTATATCAATTGGAGGCAATGCCACCTTTATTCAGTCTCAAGTCATTTTGCCTACAGTTGAATCCGGCGATTTGGAAAGAGATTTCGGAGTATCCATGATTAGCCGCGAGATGTCGAATGCTCCGCAACATCTTTACAACCTTTTCCTGACCTATGACTTGGAGCGCTTTGGTACGGAAATCGGCCTGTTTTACACCGTTAGAGGAGATACGTTGATTGCGGGCGCGGGGCAGTCTAGCGGCAAATTCATCCCGAATGTATACGAAAAGGAATACGGCACGCTCAACTTCAATTTGTCACAGAAGATCGGGGAGGATTTTGAGCTTGTCTTCCAGGCCAAGAACCTCTTGGATCCGCTGATTCAGACAATTTACCGTGCCGAAGTCCTGAGTGAGGATAAGGTGAAGACCTCCTATCAAAAGGGTATCGACTACACGTTGAGTCTAAGCGGGAAATGGTAATAGGGTCGAACAGTGAGAATACACAAACAGGATAACTGAAGGATGAAAAAGGTGATTCCGACAAACCAATTGCTGACTTGGGCGGTCTGTGTGCTGTGCTTCGCAAGTGTTCCGGCATTTGCCCTGACAAGCGACGGCGCGGCCAATAACAGCCAAACATCGAATGGCGAGCGCGTTGAGATTGCGCGGACGGCATTAGAAAAATGGGTGGAGACACGGCGTATCCTTTCGCAAGAAAGGAAGGACTTTGAAGTGGGGCGGGAGCTGGTGCAAGAACGGATCGAACTGGTGCAACGGGAAATTGAATCCCTGCGCGAGAAGATCGCGGAGGCTGAAGAGAGCATTACAGAGGCCGACAAGAAGCGCGGTGGTCTGCTGGAGGAGAATGAAAAGCTCAAAGAGGCCGCCGTATCCGTGAGCGCAACGCTGGTGGAGTTGGAAAGTCAAACCAAAGCGCTCCTGAAGAAATTACCGGACCCCATCCGTGAGCGCGTGAAACCTTTAAGCCAGCGTTTTCCGGAGGATCCCAAGGGGACTAAGCTCGGGTTGGGGGAGCGTTTCCAGAATGTGATCGGTGTTCTGAACGAGGTGGGCAAGTTCAACCGGGAAATCACATTGACAAGCGAAGTGAGGGCCTTGCCCGATGGGACTTCTGCCGAGGTCACGGCCTTGTACGTGGGCATAGGCCAGGGCTATTACGCCGGTAACAATGGAGAGGTCGGGGGGACCGGAAAGTCCTCTGCTGAGGGTTGGATATGGACACCTGCAAACGAATTCGCAGCGGAGATCTTCGATACGATTTCGATTCTGAAAAACGAAAAAGTGGCGGACTTTGTGAAACTGCCGGTCGAGATTAAGTAACAGGGGAAAGATAAATACCATGAACAAAAAATACATTCTTCTTCTCCTAATGATGTTTCTGCTGGCAGGGTCCGGTTCCGGCCGTGCCCAGGGATCAACGGGATCTGAGGACAGCTCCTTTACTGAAGCGGCCGTCAAAGTGGACAAGCAGCTGGAGCAGAGTCTGGACGAACTAAGTGAGTTGCGCGCTGTGATCGCGCGCGAAATGATACCCTTGAGTCGTAAGCTCAGCGACCTCGAGAGCGAACTGGTGGAGATACGGCTGGATTACAAGAAGACATCCCGGTTGCTGGATAGCCGCACTTTGGATTTGAGTAATTTGCGTAACGAAATCAAATCGCGCCAGGAAGAATCCACCTATTTGTCAAATCTCTTGAGCGAATACATCCGCAACTTTGAATCGCGGCTTCATATTGCCGAACTTCAACGCTATCAAGATTTCCTAGAGACCGCCAAGCTGGCGCCGGAGAACACCAATCTCTCCGCGGAAGAAGTCTACCAAGCTCAAACCGCTTTGGTTTCGGTTTCGCTCGAACGTTTGCACGATGCGTTGGGGGGAACCCGCTTTGAGGGGACGGCCGTGAACACCAGGGGCCTTGTGAAACAGGGAGCTTTTGTTCTGATCGGGCCTGCGGGACTTTTCCGGTCCCGGGACGGGGAAGATGTCGGAACCGCGGAACAGCGCCTTGGGTCCCTGGAGCCCGCAGTGATAGGGTTCCAAAACCTTGAAGACCGGGAGGCAGCGGCCGGAGTCGTCAAAGACTCCAGGGGTCTATTCCCCCTGGATCCGACTCTGGGGAATGCCCATAAGATTGAGGCCACGAACGAATCGTTTTGGGAGCATATCCAAAAGGGCGGCCCTGTAATGGTCCCGATCTTCTTGCTGGCAGGGGTTGCTTTGTTTGTGGCGTTGTACAAGTGGGTTGTCCTTGCCTTTCTGCGGATCCCATCCCACAAGCAGATCAGCGCTGTTCTTAACGCGGTTGGAGCGCGTGATCGACAAGCCGCGATGGAAGCGGCCGTGGCAATCAAGGGTCCGGCCGGCAAGATGTTAGCGGTGGGTGTGGAGCACCTCAAGGAACCGCACGAACTCATTGAAGAGGTCATGTACGAGACGATCCTGGCCACGCGTTTGAGGCTTCAGAGTTTTTTACCCTTTATCGCGATTAGTGCTTCCTCTGCGCCTCTGCTGGGTTTGTTGGGGACAGTTACCGGAATCATCAATACCTTTAAGCTCATTACGGTTTTCGGTTCGGGAGATGTGAAAATGCTTTCCGGAGGGATTTCAGAAGCCTTGATTACCACGAAATTCGGTCTGATTGTGGCGATTCCCTCTCTCTTGTTGCATGCCTACCTTTCCCGGAGAGCGCGCGGAGTCATCGATGAGATGGAAAAGGCTGCGGTGGCTTTCATCAATCAAGTCAGCAAGACTCCGGATCTTCCAGACCTTGTGCAGGTGAAAACAGATGCCCCGGATTCTCCAAGAGGAACGAAATGACCCAGTACGCTGTTTCCTTGTGGGAGCAAGCAGTTTCTATTTGGATTTCAGGCGGGTGGGGCATGGTGGCACTGGCTGTCAACGCCTTTGTGCTGTTTGGCCTGGGAATGCATGTGTTTCTCAAATTAAATGAAAAGGGTTTCCGGACTGTGCCGGAAAGGGTCTGGAGGCACTGGATCAATCATCCCGAAGCACGCAGAGGGCCGATCGGCGAATTACTCGATTTTGCAAGCGGTGGCAACTCCCTGAAGGAAACAGCAATCTATTTTGAAGAGTTGCGCACCACCGAGATTGTCCCATTCGAAAGAGACCTGCGCGTCATGCATATTTGTGTGACGGCAGCACCTTTGTTGGGTTTACTGGGGACTGTCACCGGCATGCTTGCCACCTTTGGTGCTTTGGCCACGGGTTCCGGCGGGGACAAAACAATGGCGCTTGTCGCCGGAGGAATTTCCGAAGCATTGGTTACTACAGAAACCGGATTGATCATTGCGTTGCCGGGTTTGTTCTTCCAGTATCAACTGGCCCGTCAACACGAAAGGTATAAAAGTTTTTTGACCCACCTGGAAACCATTTGCACTCAG
The nucleotide sequence above comes from Candidatus Omnitrophota bacterium. Encoded proteins:
- a CDS encoding MotA/TolQ/ExbB proton channel family protein, with the protein product MNKKYILLLLMMFLLAGSGSGRAQGSTGSEDSSFTEAAVKVDKQLEQSLDELSELRAVIAREMIPLSRKLSDLESELVEIRLDYKKTSRLLDSRTLDLSNLRNEIKSRQEESTYLSNLLSEYIRNFESRLHIAELQRYQDFLETAKLAPENTNLSAEEVYQAQTALVSVSLERLHDALGGTRFEGTAVNTRGLVKQGAFVLIGPAGLFRSRDGEDVGTAEQRLGSLEPAVIGFQNLEDREAAAGVVKDSRGLFPLDPTLGNAHKIEATNESFWEHIQKGGPVMVPIFLLAGVALFVALYKWVVLAFLRIPSHKQISAVLNAVGARDRQAAMEAAVAIKGPAGKMLAVGVEHLKEPHELIEEVMYETILATRLRLQSFLPFIAISASSAPLLGLLGTVTGIINTFKLITVFGSGDVKMLSGGISEALITTKFGLIVAIPSLLLHAYLSRRARGVIDEMEKAAVAFINQVSKTPDLPDLVQVKTDAPDSPRGTK
- a CDS encoding MotA/TolQ/ExbB proton channel family protein, with the translated sequence MVALAVNAFVLFGLGMHVFLKLNEKGFRTVPERVWRHWINHPEARRGPIGELLDFASGGNSLKETAIYFEELRTTEIVPFERDLRVMHICVTAAPLLGLLGTVTGMLATFGALATGSGGDKTMALVAGGISEALVTTETGLIIALPGLFFQYQLARQHERYKSFLTHLETICTQKLYKKLRKQEKLAHG
- a CDS encoding sel1 repeat family protein, with amino-acid sequence MVIRFGFILYAIVLLLTILASAPGWSAERSPKNLEEVESFAKEGDAEAQFLLGWLYYGGQGVPQDLDEAGEWYKRAAEQAYAFAQNNLSLMYYLGDGRQPDFLEAQKWCRLAAEQGVAEARFLLGWMYSRGEGLAQDYEQAAKWLGLAANQGVAVAQSKLGLMYIKGEGVPQEYGEAFRWLKLAADQGEATAQHNLGLMYMKGQGVSQEPELAFKWLRRAAKQGVAEAQYRLGMMYEYGRGTSQDPVAAGIWYSLGASNGNAAAQERYDIIGRNLTPSQKAAVQNSAIELTESIGESGIGNRNVAAGGE
- a CDS encoding DUF3450 family protein; protein product: MKKVIPTNQLLTWAVCVLCFASVPAFALTSDGAANNSQTSNGERVEIARTALEKWVETRRILSQERKDFEVGRELVQERIELVQREIESLREKIAEAEESITEADKKRGGLLEENEKLKEAAVSVSATLVELESQTKALLKKLPDPIRERVKPLSQRFPEDPKGTKLGLGERFQNVIGVLNEVGKFNREITLTSEVRALPDGTSAEVTALYVGIGQGYYAGNNGEVGGTGKSSAEGWIWTPANEFAAEIFDTISILKNEKVADFVKLPVEIK
- a CDS encoding TonB-dependent receptor, with the protein product MRAGLVIETLLRAGNRVAFWVAFTGTLFLVSAASAQMMGSIRGTVLDRDFDVPLAAVEISIAETGEKIVGTDEGNFVFKEVPPGKYTLVFSKDGYTRQVQANVVVSPAQMTDVDAALSGEFTDMEEFVVQDLQIGGGTEAGLLQLRIESPALMDSISADLMSQAGAGDAASALKLVSGATVQDGKFAVIRGLPDRYVNSQMNSVRLPTADPDKRAVQLDQFPSAVIESIQVSKTFTPDQQGDASGGAVNLVLKSIPEEDQVKARVKAGYNTQTTGNNDYLTYKGGGVGFLGTDDGRRELDGSFLGAVGVSRADAPPNFDMSVTVGGKREIPFDAKVGGFANAYYKRMNSYYSNGIDNSLWVEDPSIGEMTPQKNQNGGIDDFKTALFDQQKGTEEVQWGTLIKVGAEYEQQSVDFLYMVTRVAEDTALLSEDTRGKEVFFPGHDPSDPDSPGHDFPDAAPYLRTETLEYTERTTTTMQLSGDHVTPFFPDIEFHSYFTILPPEFDWTLALSSSELYQPNKVQFGSLWWPEVPDEIIDIGFGPMIIPGKPEQHRILKPAANFTMGNLQRIWKEIAEDSNQFIFNLKVPFEQWTEDPGYIKLGMFQDRVDRSYDQDSFSNLEDNAANYEAGYEDLWSAVFPSEEHEVKAADIDVDYKGEQEITAWYWMADVPLTSFFKLTGGIRYESTQLSIENEAESEVRWVPPGETADTVLNEGDADVSFKQVDELPSIGFEFAPGADFLPWIRFKPLENFKFRGSYTETVARQTFKELTPIQQQEFLGADVFIGNPELGMSSLENYDLRLDYTPYPGGLVSLSWFKKDVVDAIEYVQKRNASFGFTTPVNYPKGKLSGWEFEVRTQLGRFWEFLDGISIGGNATFIQSQVILPTVESGDLERDFGVSMISREMSNAPQHLYNLFLTYDLERFGTEIGLFYTVRGDTLIAGAGQSSGKFIPNVYEKEYGTLNFNLSQKIGEDFELVFQAKNLLDPLIQTIYRAEVLSEDKVKTSYQKGIDYTLSLSGKW